Proteins from a genomic interval of Treponema brennaborense DSM 12168:
- a CDS encoding tetratricopeptide repeat protein: MSAKIKHFCLGLCISIFTVFGTSCAQEQELFAQKQSQLYQILQNPDLPPESRYTAINGIANNLLATEKYGELILFLSDWVEKHPESEFNGYWLLMIAHAYLQTNAEPIAEYYFDRIIKTCPDLTVQGKSIHFLCLQNLIRISSVPVHRIAYFNEIISRFPEQASITELYFRIALEYEKEGDWDQALKSYSLFLEQPDAATIQIAGVPDAYSQARKLIDFNNSPKDWTFESLESLETAVKQAISNYNYRALDSYKSKVNFFAMSWKQDATDTNSQENFSMRNFMLGNRIRFSSELDESSNPNEAYLRTWGWSQYISVWYLYFRKVNFPIDPEIHGRWEWAGIYFGEKL, from the coding sequence ATGTCAGCAAAAATAAAACACTTTTGCCTGGGCCTTTGTATCAGCATCTTTACCGTTTTCGGAACGTCCTGCGCGCAGGAACAGGAGTTGTTCGCACAGAAGCAAAGTCAATTATATCAGATTCTGCAGAATCCCGACTTGCCGCCGGAAAGCAGATACACGGCGATCAACGGCATAGCGAACAATTTATTGGCAACTGAAAAATACGGCGAATTGATACTGTTTTTATCGGACTGGGTAGAAAAACATCCGGAAAGCGAATTCAACGGATATTGGCTGCTGATGATAGCGCACGCGTATTTACAGACGAACGCGGAGCCGATCGCCGAATACTATTTCGACCGGATCATCAAAACGTGTCCGGATTTAACCGTTCAGGGAAAGTCGATCCATTTTCTGTGTCTGCAGAACCTGATCAGAATCAGCAGCGTTCCGGTTCACCGAATCGCGTATTTCAACGAAATCATTTCAAGATTCCCCGAACAGGCCAGCATTACCGAATTGTATTTCAGGATAGCGCTCGAATATGAAAAAGAAGGCGACTGGGATCAGGCGTTAAAATCGTATTCGCTGTTTTTGGAACAGCCGGATGCCGCCACTATCCAGATAGCGGGAGTTCCGGACGCGTACAGCCAGGCGCGCAAACTGATAGATTTCAATAATTCGCCTAAAGACTGGACGTTTGAAAGCCTTGAATCGCTTGAAACCGCGGTAAAACAGGCGATCTCGAATTACAACTACCGCGCCCTCGACAGTTACAAATCGAAAGTCAATTTTTTTGCAATGTCGTGGAAACAGGACGCGACGGATACGAACAGTCAGGAAAACTTTTCGATGCGGAATTTCATGCTCGGCAACCGTATCAGATTCAGTTCGGAACTTGACGAATCGTCAAATCCGAACGAAGCGTACCTGCGGACGTGGGGCTGGAGCCAATACATTTCGGTCTGGTATTTATATTTCCGCAAAGTGAACTTTCCGATAGATCCCGAAATTCACGGACGCTGGGAATGGGCCGGCATCTATTTCGGTGAAAAATTATGA
- a CDS encoding LiaI-LiaF-like domain-containing protein: MSDSKKIRERLSAPMRNIFLAAGLVFLIGGIFLLIVFAADIHIHFFALRSLFALLFGGLILYRTLTKTKKSWLLFTGLFLCLTGCVLLLSDSNIFSYTISDLWPVIVICGGLSLGTAGFYRTKYPRPVFLVPAAAIIVLGAVFLLFSLDVIVQPFSEVAARWWPSMLILMGIGLVVLFFSRSRDDAVLTDDGDDDFADSDDGERR, encoded by the coding sequence ATGAGCGACTCAAAGAAAATACGTGAACGTTTATCGGCTCCCATGCGCAACATTTTTCTTGCGGCGGGTTTGGTTTTTCTGATAGGCGGAATTTTTCTGCTTATAGTGTTTGCCGCCGATATCCATATACATTTTTTTGCGCTCCGTTCCCTGTTCGCGCTGCTGTTCGGCGGTTTGATTCTGTATCGGACGCTGACGAAGACGAAAAAGAGCTGGCTACTTTTTACCGGCCTTTTTCTCTGTCTGACCGGCTGCGTGCTGCTGCTGTCCGATTCCAATATTTTTTCATATACGATTTCCGATTTATGGCCGGTTATCGTTATCTGCGGCGGCCTGTCGCTCGGTACCGCCGGGTTTTACCGCACCAAGTACCCCCGTCCGGTGTTTTTGGTACCGGCGGCGGCGATCATCGTGCTGGGTGCCGTTTTTCTGCTTTTTTCGCTGGACGTCATCGTGCAGCCGTTTTCCGAAGTGGCCGCCCGCTGGTGGCCGTCCATGCTGATTCTCATGGGTATCGGGCTGGTCGTACTCTTTTTCTCCCGTAGCCGTGACGACGCCGTTTTAACTGACGACGGGGACGACGATTTTGCCGATTCGGACGACGGGGAACGCCGCTGA
- a CDS encoding tetratricopeptide repeat protein, with product MKSFFRSRAAAACSAVLCCFTVSCVSTSGNRNGSGVITENAPEIASVPLAVPERVERSYFSFEDATIMQDMEIGSPASLRSAVAKIRKSAPDYSDPEKVLLGIASSLMSVVWPSEKVSWNIPEVGFSNPYTGAINSAGIGIYDSSTGNSDFFTLVLPSLVLLSASSNGDYYAESQTALTAALEMNPRSVLVRYLLGCLYRKMHNTSSAAEMFQSAVRLDPSCYETSYAYARAVFDTGAAAAAYTEAQALLAQYPKNLQVLKLCAEASFALKRYAEADQYITQVLQQEPDNAAYLLFRARILVETGDFIKASSLLDVYARTDKTAKWYLLLRARIQKDWNKNTAASVATIEDALKRYPADLDVILFAAELAAVTGGTVDGKTAGQLAAVILAAEPDNSAALVICISDAMRHKDWKNAYGLSSSLLRSGVSETAVLLNHIRICLELDFLAEAQTVCAELYAKEPTDDEVRQSYIRVLAAQGKSAEVSSLIETLLPSASAKLKSFLYYQRSLLAANDAAKLADLRLSLTANPRNQEPLYELYRYYYGKADYRKAQYYLKQVVALNPDDADLIRLNGELEKLLLK from the coding sequence ATGAAGTCGTTTTTCCGGAGTCGGGCCGCTGCCGCGTGCAGCGCCGTATTATGCTGCTTTACCGTATCGTGCGTCTCAACTTCGGGTAATCGGAACGGTTCCGGCGTGATAACGGAAAACGCGCCGGAAATTGCGTCCGTTCCGCTCGCCGTACCGGAACGGGTGGAGCGTTCTTATTTTTCGTTTGAAGACGCGACGATCATGCAGGATATGGAAATCGGTTCTCCGGCGTCGCTGCGCAGTGCGGTTGCAAAAATCCGCAAATCGGCTCCCGATTATTCGGATCCCGAAAAGGTGCTGCTGGGCATCGCTTCTTCGCTGATGTCCGTCGTATGGCCGTCCGAAAAAGTGTCGTGGAACATTCCCGAAGTCGGTTTTTCAAATCCGTATACGGGAGCGATCAATTCGGCCGGAATCGGCATTTACGATTCCAGTACGGGAAATTCCGATTTTTTCACGTTGGTGCTGCCTTCTCTTGTCCTGCTGTCCGCTTCTTCAAACGGCGATTATTATGCCGAATCTCAGACGGCGCTGACCGCCGCGTTGGAAATGAATCCCCGATCGGTGCTGGTGCGCTATCTGCTGGGCTGTCTGTACCGGAAAATGCACAACACTTCGTCGGCTGCAGAAATGTTTCAGAGCGCCGTGCGGCTTGATCCTTCGTGTTACGAAACGTCGTACGCATACGCACGCGCCGTTTTCGACACGGGGGCCGCCGCCGCCGCGTATACGGAAGCGCAGGCGCTGCTCGCGCAGTATCCCAAGAATCTTCAGGTTCTCAAGTTATGCGCCGAAGCGTCGTTCGCGCTGAAACGGTATGCGGAAGCCGACCAATATATCACGCAGGTGCTGCAGCAGGAACCGGACAACGCGGCGTATTTATTGTTCCGCGCGCGTATTTTGGTTGAAACCGGTGATTTCATAAAGGCTTCTTCACTGCTGGACGTGTACGCCCGCACCGATAAAACGGCCAAATGGTATCTGCTGCTGCGCGCACGCATTCAGAAAGACTGGAACAAAAATACGGCGGCCTCCGTCGCCACGATTGAAGACGCACTGAAACGGTATCCGGCCGATCTTGACGTTATCCTGTTCGCCGCGGAACTCGCAGCCGTAACCGGTGGCACCGTAGACGGTAAAACTGCCGGACAACTCGCCGCCGTCATTCTTGCCGCCGAGCCGGATAATTCGGCGGCGCTCGTTATCTGCATTTCCGACGCGATGCGGCATAAAGACTGGAAGAACGCGTACGGCTTGAGTTCCAGTCTGCTCCGCTCCGGTGTTTCGGAAACGGCTGTGCTGCTGAATCATATACGAATCTGTTTGGAGCTCGACTTCTTGGCGGAAGCGCAAACTGTCTGCGCGGAACTGTACGCGAAAGAGCCGACGGACGACGAAGTCAGACAATCGTATATCCGCGTGCTGGCCGCTCAAGGCAAATCTGCCGAAGTTTCTTCGCTTATCGAAACGCTGCTGCCTTCGGCTTCCGCCAAATTGAAAAGTTTTTTATATTATCAGCGCAGTCTGCTTGCCGCAAACGACGCGGCGAAACTCGCCGACCTCCGGCTGAGTTTAACGGCCAATCCGCGCAATCAGGAACCGCTGTACGAGTTGTACCGGTATTATTACGGAAAGGCCGATTACCGGAAAGCGCAGTATTATCTTAAACAGGTGGTCGCCCTGAATCCTGACGACGCCGATCTTATCCGTCTGAACGGCGAACTTGAAAAACTGCTTTTAAAATAA
- the rd gene encoding rubredoxin, with product MSKYVCSVCGYVYDPAMGDPDGGIAAGTAFEDIPDDWVCPVCGVGKDSFTKE from the coding sequence ATGTCTAAGTATGTCTGTTCCGTATGCGGGTATGTGTACGATCCTGCCATGGGCGATCCCGACGGAGGAATTGCGGCGGGAACCGCTTTTGAAGATATTCCCGACGACTGGGTGTGCCCGGTGTGCGGAGTAGGGAAGGATTCTTTTACCAAAGAATGA
- a CDS encoding lytic transglycosylase domain-containing protein, translating to MIRALSNKCYRKLRGAIAAAYVLTAVLPAFSAQELPGKENAFSAAQPDQEPAGNGTPPDQSAADTQAAKTQTAAGDVQLTANTQAADTQAADTQTAAAEREKNALIRTELDIPIPDHELVRKYLAEFQSAFGKKWLAAVLEAGTPYRAYVRRQLAVHNLPACLEYLPVVESEYKPSAKSRSGALGLWQFMENSIAPFLTKNEWIDERLDPWKSTDAAIQKLKDNYNWFGDWPLAIAAYNFGAGGLNRALKKTETKTFWHLAENDLISTQAALYVPKFLAVAELATNAAYYGLTLPDVTENDVPRWDEITVSKSIALSDLAEALGIGSETLSFLNPALIKGRTPPDEAYRVRVPAGMKVQAEQAVRTMIPLPKDFMYTVRKGDTLWGISRRFGTTVQELCALNNIDEKSILSIGKSLYVPIIE from the coding sequence ATGATCCGAGCACTGAGCAATAAATGCTACCGAAAACTGCGCGGCGCAATCGCGGCGGCGTACGTATTGACCGCCGTACTGCCCGCTTTTTCCGCACAGGAACTCCCCGGTAAGGAGAACGCCTTTTCTGCCGCACAGCCGGATCAGGAGCCGGCGGGCAACGGCACACCGCCCGATCAGTCAGCCGCCGATACGCAAGCGGCCAAGACGCAGACTGCCGCCGGCGACGTGCAGCTTACGGCAAACACACAGGCCGCCGATACGCAAGCGGCCGATACGCAGACTGCCGCCGCCGAACGGGAAAAAAACGCACTTATACGCACCGAATTGGATATTCCGATTCCGGATCACGAACTCGTACGGAAATATCTGGCGGAATTCCAATCCGCGTTCGGCAAAAAATGGCTCGCGGCGGTTTTGGAAGCGGGAACGCCGTACCGCGCGTACGTCAGACGGCAGCTGGCCGTTCACAACCTGCCGGCGTGTCTCGAATATCTGCCCGTCGTCGAATCGGAATACAAACCTTCGGCAAAATCCCGTTCCGGTGCACTCGGTTTGTGGCAGTTTATGGAAAACAGCATCGCCCCGTTTTTGACAAAAAACGAATGGATAGACGAACGGCTTGATCCGTGGAAATCGACGGACGCGGCGATTCAGAAACTGAAAGACAATTACAACTGGTTCGGCGACTGGCCGCTGGCGATAGCGGCTTACAACTTCGGTGCCGGCGGCCTCAACCGGGCGCTCAAAAAAACGGAAACGAAAACGTTCTGGCATTTGGCTGAAAACGATCTCATAAGCACGCAGGCCGCGCTGTACGTACCGAAATTTCTTGCCGTCGCGGAACTTGCAACGAACGCAGCCTATTACGGGCTGACGCTGCCCGACGTCACCGAAAACGACGTGCCGAGATGGGATGAAATTACCGTTTCAAAATCGATCGCGCTGAGTGATTTGGCCGAGGCGCTCGGCATCGGCTCGGAAACCCTTTCATTTTTGAATCCGGCGCTGATCAAAGGCCGTACGCCTCCCGACGAAGCGTACCGCGTACGGGTGCCGGCGGGCATGAAAGTTCAAGCGGAGCAAGCCGTACGAACGATGATTCCGCTGCCGAAAGATTTCATGTATACCGTACGCAAGGGAGACACGCTGTGGGGGATTTCTCGCCGCTTCGGCACGACGGTTCAAGAGCTGTGTGCGCTCAATAATATAGATGAAAAATCGATTTTATCTATAGGAAAGTCATTGTACGTGCCGATAATTGAATGA
- a CDS encoding ABC transporter permease, which yields MFEDFVNALQNFKTNKTRTFLSLLGIVIGVTSVIIVTTMGSSLYKSLAGQFNDFSMDMITLSPQWNRSTNKPYIELNDEYRTTLIREIPEIKNVFYTNTFDANVIRADLSVGSKQIQAIEPERLETLKLKIDYGGLFSPSDFVNGFQKAIIGDQIAKELFPEGNAVGKRMTLQIKSSNEHVPPYNFSFEVIGVLTPKNNWLIQSSQSVYVPRKFYADKLAVAGERSTVWNAEVSVYRAQDSGKVESKIKKISQELGGGYPYAVWTYSAQKDFEQFSKIMNMVRLVLSCVAGISLLVGGIGIMNIMLVTVTERKKEIGIRKALGASNRAILNQFLIESATLTLTGGTIGVLIGIFISKAIVKFFFPAEFVFALNATGTLIAFAVSVSIGVFFGLHPALKAAKLDPVVALAD from the coding sequence ATGTTTGAAGATTTCGTAAACGCACTCCAGAATTTCAAAACGAATAAAACGCGCACGTTTCTGTCGCTTTTGGGCATCGTGATCGGCGTTACTTCCGTCATCATCGTTACGACGATGGGCAGTTCGCTCTATAAAAGCCTCGCCGGGCAATTCAACGATTTCAGTATGGATATGATCACGCTGTCGCCGCAATGGAACCGTTCCACGAACAAACCGTACATTGAACTGAACGACGAGTACCGCACCACGCTGATCAGGGAAATTCCCGAAATAAAAAACGTATTCTACACGAATACGTTCGATGCGAACGTCATACGCGCCGACCTGTCCGTCGGCAGCAAACAGATACAGGCTATCGAGCCGGAACGCCTTGAAACGCTCAAGCTTAAAATCGATTACGGCGGCCTGTTTTCCCCCAGCGACTTCGTCAACGGTTTCCAAAAAGCGATTATAGGCGACCAGATCGCCAAAGAACTGTTTCCCGAAGGAAACGCCGTCGGCAAACGGATGACACTGCAAATCAAAAGTTCAAACGAGCACGTACCGCCGTACAATTTCAGTTTTGAAGTTATCGGCGTTCTGACCCCCAAGAACAACTGGCTCATCCAATCGTCGCAGTCGGTCTACGTGCCCAGAAAGTTTTATGCGGACAAACTGGCGGTCGCCGGCGAACGTTCGACCGTCTGGAACGCGGAAGTTTCCGTGTATCGCGCGCAGGACAGCGGAAAAGTCGAAAGCAAAATAAAGAAAATCTCACAGGAACTCGGCGGCGGATATCCGTACGCCGTATGGACGTATTCGGCTCAGAAAGATTTCGAGCAGTTTTCCAAAATAATGAATATGGTACGGCTGGTGCTTTCGTGCGTCGCCGGCATATCGCTGCTGGTAGGCGGCATCGGCATCATGAACATCATGCTGGTTACCGTTACCGAACGGAAAAAAGAAATCGGCATCAGAAAAGCGCTCGGTGCGAGCAATCGCGCCATACTGAATCAGTTTCTGATCGAATCGGCCACGCTGACGCTGACCGGCGGAACGATCGGCGTGCTGATCGGAATCTTCATATCGAAAGCGATCGTAAAGTTTTTCTTTCCGGCGGAATTCGTATTCGCCTTGAACGCAACCGGAACGCTGATTGCGTTTGCCGTTTCCGTCAGCATCGGCGTTTTCTTCGGCCTGCATCCGGCGCTCAAAGCAGCGAAACTGGATCCGGTCGTAGCGCTTGCCGACTGA
- a CDS encoding LptA/OstA family protein, with product MNFRVFLPAVLCLLLCAPSFAAAAEKIDFSADSMSGSIGENADYTKLTGHARIKTESLEISADSIELSGKNFRYIVASGTVDGTHSADGLAFSCGSLRYDRERKVSVFSENVHLVDSQNGVEADAQRIEYNEETGVAVMQIAVKLVQKENVCTAAFAVYRKKQQLLELSGSPQIVRGKDTFRAQEITLNLETDEITLDGRVRGTVTDSENGKNTDE from the coding sequence GTGAATTTCCGTGTTTTTTTACCCGCCGTTTTGTGTCTGCTGCTCTGCGCGCCGTCGTTCGCGGCTGCCGCGGAGAAAATCGACTTCAGCGCCGATTCAATGTCCGGTTCCATCGGCGAAAACGCCGATTATACGAAACTGACGGGACACGCGCGCATTAAAACCGAATCTTTGGAGATAAGCGCCGATTCGATCGAATTGAGCGGCAAAAATTTCAGATACATTGTAGCTTCGGGAACCGTCGACGGTACGCACTCCGCGGACGGGCTTGCGTTTTCGTGCGGCTCGCTCAGGTACGATCGTGAGCGGAAAGTGTCCGTGTTTTCGGAGAACGTGCATCTCGTCGATTCGCAGAACGGAGTCGAAGCCGACGCTCAGCGCATCGAGTATAATGAAGAAACCGGCGTGGCCGTCATGCAGATCGCCGTAAAGCTGGTGCAGAAAGAGAACGTCTGTACTGCTGCGTTCGCCGTATACCGGAAAAAGCAGCAGCTGCTCGAACTGTCCGGCAGCCCGCAGATTGTCCGCGGCAAGGATACGTTCCGCGCACAGGAAATCACGCTGAATCTTGAAACGGATGAAATAACGCTCGACGGACGGGTGCGCGGTACCGTAACGGATTCGGAAAACGGGAAGAACACGGATGAGTGA
- a CDS encoding ABC transporter ATP-binding protein yields the protein MEAKPIVSLDTVVKTFRMGDVEVCALRGVSFSVPASGFVSVMGPSGSGKSTCMNMIGCLDRPTSGRILINGVDTAQMNERDLAALRNQTIGFVFQQYYLLPNLTVLENVMLPLRYQGIPIEQRRRRAAEELEKVGLQERMKHRPHELSGGQKQRTAIARALVTKPKLILADEPTGALDSETGQSVLDLFFAINANGTAVIVVTHDPDIGAMTPRSIHLKDGLIVSDTERGDCNV from the coding sequence ATGGAAGCAAAACCGATAGTTTCTTTAGATACGGTCGTAAAAACGTTCCGGATGGGCGATGTCGAAGTGTGCGCGCTGCGCGGCGTTTCGTTTTCCGTTCCCGCGTCGGGATTCGTTTCCGTTATGGGACCGTCCGGTTCGGGAAAATCAACCTGTATGAACATGATCGGCTGCCTCGACCGTCCCACGTCCGGCCGTATTCTCATAAACGGAGTGGACACGGCACAGATGAACGAACGCGATTTGGCGGCGCTGCGCAACCAAACGATCGGCTTTGTTTTTCAGCAGTATTATCTGCTGCCGAACCTGACCGTTCTTGAAAACGTGATGCTGCCGCTGCGCTATCAGGGTATTCCGATCGAACAGCGGCGGAGGCGTGCCGCGGAAGAACTCGAAAAGGTAGGATTGCAGGAACGCATGAAACACCGCCCGCACGAACTTTCAGGCGGTCAAAAGCAGCGTACCGCAATAGCCCGCGCGCTGGTTACCAAACCGAAGCTCATTCTCGCCGACGAACCGACCGGCGCGCTCGACTCGGAAACGGGGCAGTCGGTGCTGGATCTGTTTTTCGCGATAAACGCGAACGGAACCGCGGTCATCGTCGTAACGCACGACCCCGATATAGGCGCGATGACGCCGCGCTCGATTCACCTGAAAGACGGACTTATCGTGTCCGACACCGAACGAGGAGACTGCAATGTTTGA
- a CDS encoding CTP synthase, translating into MSKYILVTGGVCSSLGKGVAASSVGSLLECCGLSVAMMKCDPYINVDAGNMSPYQHGEVYVTEDGAETDLDLGTYSRFTNVSLTRSNSVTTGKIYNEVIKNERAGRYNGRTVQVIPHITDEIKRRILAVGANSGADVVIVEIGGTVGDIELIPFLEAARQLIRDLGKTNALSLYLTLVPILPGGEMKTKPTQHSVKQMQEIGIQPDILLCRAEVPLDLELRKKIALFCNVEPSAVFTSIDVKKTIYELPLLFHEQGLDEKILTKLGLSERKADLSSWQDFLDKFNNPKRKVVIAMMGKKNFHDDCYKSVRESLLHAAISAHDAEIEIRKIDAETLESGADVAPFFDGIDALIIPGNYGQRGFLGMLSGVRYAREHKIPYLGIDLGMQLMAIETARTLLGWEDADSTEFVQSSAYPVISLPEEQAGLAAAGIMKLGAGTIVLEKNTKLSAVYHDVEKISERHRSKYAFDRRYSEDMASCGLAVSATGTDGQTEGFEWKDHPWGVGVQYHPEFVSRPAKPHPLFAAFIGAALEYGGRADTQSGC; encoded by the coding sequence ATGAGCAAATACATATTGGTTACCGGAGGCGTTTGTTCCAGCCTCGGCAAGGGCGTTGCCGCATCTTCTGTTGGCAGCCTGTTGGAATGCTGCGGCCTTTCCGTAGCGATGATGAAGTGCGATCCGTATATTAACGTCGACGCGGGAAACATGAGTCCGTATCAGCACGGCGAAGTATACGTTACCGAAGACGGTGCGGAAACGGATCTGGATCTGGGAACGTATTCCCGTTTTACCAATGTGTCTTTAACGCGCTCGAATTCCGTTACGACGGGTAAAATTTATAACGAAGTTATCAAAAACGAACGCGCCGGCCGCTATAACGGCCGCACCGTGCAGGTGATTCCGCACATTACCGACGAAATCAAGCGCCGCATTCTGGCCGTGGGTGCCAACAGCGGGGCGGACGTCGTGATCGTCGAAATCGGCGGAACGGTGGGCGACATAGAACTGATCCCGTTTCTGGAAGCGGCCCGTCAATTGATCCGCGATTTGGGAAAAACGAACGCGCTTTCACTGTATTTGACGCTGGTTCCCATTCTGCCCGGCGGTGAAATGAAAACCAAGCCGACCCAGCATTCGGTAAAGCAGATGCAGGAAATCGGTATTCAGCCCGATATATTGCTGTGCCGGGCGGAAGTGCCGCTTGATCTGGAACTGCGCAAAAAGATCGCGCTGTTCTGCAACGTGGAACCGTCTGCCGTGTTCACGTCGATCGACGTAAAAAAGACCATTTACGAGCTGCCGCTGTTGTTTCACGAGCAGGGACTCGACGAAAAGATTCTGACCAAACTCGGTCTTTCCGAGCGCAAGGCGGATCTGTCGTCCTGGCAGGATTTCCTCGATAAATTCAACAATCCCAAACGTAAAGTCGTCATCGCCATGATGGGCAAAAAGAATTTTCACGACGACTGCTACAAATCGGTGCGCGAGTCGCTGCTGCACGCGGCGATTTCCGCTCACGACGCGGAGATCGAAATCCGTAAAATCGATGCGGAAACGCTTGAATCGGGTGCGGACGTGGCGCCGTTTTTCGACGGTATCGACGCGCTCATCATTCCCGGCAACTACGGCCAGCGCGGATTTTTGGGTATGCTTTCGGGCGTCCGCTATGCGCGCGAGCACAAAATTCCGTATTTGGGAATCGATTTGGGAATGCAGCTGATGGCGATCGAAACGGCTCGAACGCTGCTCGGCTGGGAAGACGCCGATTCGACGGAATTCGTGCAGAGTTCGGCGTATCCGGTGATCAGCTTGCCGGAAGAACAGGCGGGGCTCGCCGCCGCGGGTATTATGAAGCTCGGCGCCGGCACTATCGTGCTCGAAAAGAATACGAAGCTGTCCGCCGTGTATCACGATGTGGAAAAAATCTCCGAGCGGCACCGCAGCAAATATGCGTTCGACCGCCGGTATTCGGAAGATATGGCGTCCTGCGGTTTGGCGGTGAGTGCGACCGGCACCGACGGTCAGACTGAGGGTTTCGAGTGGAAAGATCATCCCTGGGGCGTCGGCGTTCAGTATCATCCCGAATTCGTTTCCCGTCCGGCGAAACCGCATCCGCTGTTCGCCGCTTTTATCGGCGCCGCACTGGAATACGGCGGGCGCGCGGACACGCAGTCAGGCTGTTGA
- a CDS encoding efflux RND transporter periplasmic adaptor subunit — translation MAHKKRNIVLKIVLGAAAIAAVGFILLPKKKNVSTQPPITVKKETAKDQIQISGYIQAAQEQKLQSPGDGIVQTVRIKTGDRVKKGDLLFSLDSSQQEIQVARQEFAIQQERINGPSRKLELMEKEKELLAKQVQDRSVYASFDGIVAAFNLTEGQYAKAQDTFGMLIDRAYLQTTVEVSESDAPRLTVGEKAELVFPAVPGTQVVGEVIAYPSIARQNTQRGNTVLDAKIRINDPPASILPGYSFTGIIIAGDDTEVLLVEQDAVRYDKGVPYADKLTDAGKTEAVKLEIKPYLRGFVQVVSGLAEGDRVKNQGGSNTGAEGW, via the coding sequence ATGGCTCATAAAAAACGTAATATCGTACTGAAGATTGTACTGGGCGCCGCCGCAATCGCAGCGGTCGGCTTTATCTTGCTTCCCAAGAAAAAAAACGTATCGACACAGCCGCCGATCACGGTAAAAAAAGAAACTGCAAAGGATCAAATCCAGATTTCGGGATACATTCAGGCAGCGCAGGAACAGAAACTGCAGTCTCCCGGAGACGGCATCGTACAAACGGTCAGAATAAAAACCGGCGACCGCGTCAAAAAGGGAGACTTGCTGTTCAGCCTGGATTCGTCGCAGCAGGAGATTCAGGTTGCACGTCAGGAATTCGCCATACAGCAGGAACGGATAAACGGCCCGTCGCGCAAACTCGAACTGATGGAAAAAGAAAAAGAACTGCTGGCAAAGCAGGTTCAGGACCGCAGCGTATACGCTTCGTTCGACGGAATCGTCGCCGCGTTCAACTTGACCGAGGGGCAATATGCCAAAGCACAAGACACGTTCGGAATGCTGATAGACCGCGCGTATCTGCAGACGACGGTCGAAGTTTCCGAATCGGACGCGCCGCGGCTGACCGTCGGTGAAAAAGCGGAACTCGTATTTCCCGCCGTTCCCGGTACTCAAGTGGTGGGAGAAGTAATCGCGTATCCCTCCATCGCGCGCCAAAACACCCAACGGGGGAATACGGTGCTCGATGCGAAAATCCGGATAAACGACCCGCCCGCGTCCATTCTGCCCGGCTATTCGTTTACCGGAATCATCATCGCCGGAGACGATACGGAAGTGCTGCTGGTCGAACAGGACGCCGTCCGCTATGACAAAGGCGTTCCCTATGCGGACAAGCTTACCGATGCCGGAAAAACCGAAGCGGTAAAACTTGAAATCAAACCGTATTTGAGAGGTTTCGTACAGGTGGTTTCTGGTCTTGCCGAAGGCGATCGGGTCAAAAATCAGGGCGGCAGCAATACCGGTGCGGAAGGATGGTAA